In the Engraulis encrasicolus isolate BLACKSEA-1 chromosome 9, IST_EnEncr_1.0, whole genome shotgun sequence genome, one interval contains:
- the puf60b gene encoding poly(U)-binding-splicing factor PUF60-B isoform X3, which translates to MENGQSTGSKLGLPPLTPEQQEALQRAKKYAMEQSIKSVLVKQTIAHQQQQLTNLQMAAVTMGFGDPLSPLQSVAAQRQRALAIMCRVYVGSIYYELGEDTIRQAFAPFGPIKSIDMSWDSVTMKHKGFAFVEYEIPEAAQLALEQMNSVMLGGRNIKVGRPSNIGQAQPIIDQLAEEARAYNRIYVASVHPDLSDDDIKSVFEAFGKIKGCTLARDPNTGRHKSYGFIEYDKPQSSLDAVSSMNLFDLGGQYLRVGKAVTPPMPLLTPTTPGGLPPAAAVAAAAATAKITAQEAVAGSLASPAQILGQQMGLPQAVLAAQAPGLITGVTPARPALPVVPQVGLVNPVLATPPVTAAAVTAAAAVAAATAANLPASLEAKKEADDARAGGDQEDQSEQERANQENLADQEHLSISGSTARHMVMQKLLRKQESSVMVLRNMVGPEDIDDDLEGEVTEECGKFGAVNRVIIYQERQGEEDDAEIIVKIFVEFSEASEMNKAIQALNNRWFAGRKVIAEVYDQERFNNSDLSA; encoded by the exons ATGGAGAATGGACAGAGCACCGGCTCCAAGCTCGGGCTGCCGCCCCTCACACCAGAACAACAGGAGGCGTTGCAGAGG GCAAAGAAATATGCCATGGAGCAgagcattaagagtgtgctggtGAAACAGACCATagcccatcagcagcagcagctcaccaATCTGCAG ATGGCAGCAGTGACAATGGGCTTTGGAGATCCCCTCTCACCTTTGCAATCG GTGGCAGCACAGCGGCAGCGGGCCCTGGCCATCATGTGTCGCGTCTACGTGGGCTCCATCTACTATGAGCTTGGCGAGGACACCATCCGGCAAGCCTTCGCGCCCTTCGGGCCCATCAAGAGCATCGACATGTCCTGGGACTCGGTCACCATGAAACACAAG GGCTTTGCCTTTGTGGAGTACGAGATCCCGGAGGCAGCTCAGCTCGCTCTGGAGCAGATGAACTCAGTCATGCTGGGGGGCCGCAATATCAAG GTGGGGCGGCCAAGTAACATCGGCCAGGCGCAGCCCATCATTGACCAGCTGGCAGAGGAGGCACGCGCCTACAATCGCATCTACGTGGCGTCCGTACACCCGGACCTGTCGGACGACGACATCAAGAGCGTTTTCGAGGCCTTCGGCAAAATCAAGGGATGCACGTTGGCGCGGGACCCCAACACCGGCCGCCATAAGAGCTACGGCTTCATCG AGTATGATAAACCCCAGTCGTCCCTGGATGCCGTGTCGTCCATGAACCTGTTTGACCTGGGCGGGCAGTACCTGCGGGTGGGCAAAGCTGTGACGCCGCCCATGCCCCTCCTGACGCCCACCACCCCCGGAGGCCTGCCCCCCGCAGCCGCAgttgctgccgccgccgccaccgccaagATCACGGCTCAG GAGGCCGTGGCTGGCTCCCTAGCCAGCCCAGCTCAGATTCTTGGCCAGCAGATGGGACTCCCGCAGGCTGTACTGGCAGCCCAGGCCCCTGGACTCATCACAG GAGTGACCCCGGCACGGCCAGCCCTGCCCGTGGTGCCCCAGGTGGGGCTGGTGAACCCGGTGCTGGCAACGCCACCCGTCACGGCAGCAGCGGTCACCGCAGCGGCAGCAGTAGCCGCGGCGACGGCGGCCAACCTGCCGGCTAGCCTTGAGGCCAAGAAGGAGGCGGATGACGCACGTGCTGGCGGCGACCAGGAGGACCAATCGGAGCAGGAAAGGGCCAACCAGGAGAATCTGGCCGACCAGGAGCACCTCAGCATCTCGGGAAGCACGGCGCGACACATGGTCATGCAGAAGCTGCTTCGCAAGCAGGAG TCCAGCGTGATGGTGCTGCGGAACATGGTGGGCCCCGAGGACATCGACGACGACCTGGAGGGCGAGGTGACGGAAGAATGCGGCAAGTTCGGCGCCGTGAACCGGGTCATCATCTACCAGGAGCGGCAAGGCGAGGAGGATGACGCTGAGATCATCGTCAAGATCTTTGTGGAGTTCTCGGAAGCGTCGGAAATGAACAAGGCCATCCAAGCCCTTAACAACCGTTGGTTCGCTGGCCGCAAAGTCATCGCGGAGGTGTACGATCAGGAGCGGTTCAATAACAGTGACCTTTCAgcataa
- the puf60b gene encoding poly(U)-binding-splicing factor PUF60-B isoform X4, protein MAVTLEIARGNTLTMENGQSTGSKLGLPPLTPEQQEALQRAKKYAMEQSIKSVLVKQTIAHQQQQLTNLQVAAQRQRALAIMCRVYVGSIYYELGEDTIRQAFAPFGPIKSIDMSWDSVTMKHKGFAFVEYEIPEAAQLALEQMNSVMLGGRNIKVGRPSNIGQAQPIIDQLAEEARAYNRIYVASVHPDLSDDDIKSVFEAFGKIKGCTLARDPNTGRHKSYGFIEYDKPQSSLDAVSSMNLFDLGGQYLRVGKAVTPPMPLLTPTTPGGLPPAAAVAAAAATAKITAQEAVAGSLASPAQILGQQMGLPQAVLAAQAPGLITGVTPARPALPVVPQVGLVNPVLATPPVTAAAVTAAAAVAAATAANLPASLEAKKEADDARAGGDQEDQSEQERANQENLADQEHLSISGSTARHMVMQKLLRKQESSVMVLRNMVGPEDIDDDLEGEVTEECGKFGAVNRVIIYQERQGEEDDAEIIVKIFVEFSEASEMNKAIQALNNRWFAGRKVIAEVYDQERFNNSDLSA, encoded by the exons ATGGCGGTAACACTGGAGATTGCG AGAGGCAACACGCTAACGATGGAGAATGGACAGAGCACCGGCTCCAAGCTCGGGCTGCCGCCCCTCACACCAGAACAACAGGAGGCGTTGCAGAGG GCAAAGAAATATGCCATGGAGCAgagcattaagagtgtgctggtGAAACAGACCATagcccatcagcagcagcagctcaccaATCTGCAG GTGGCAGCACAGCGGCAGCGGGCCCTGGCCATCATGTGTCGCGTCTACGTGGGCTCCATCTACTATGAGCTTGGCGAGGACACCATCCGGCAAGCCTTCGCGCCCTTCGGGCCCATCAAGAGCATCGACATGTCCTGGGACTCGGTCACCATGAAACACAAG GGCTTTGCCTTTGTGGAGTACGAGATCCCGGAGGCAGCTCAGCTCGCTCTGGAGCAGATGAACTCAGTCATGCTGGGGGGCCGCAATATCAAG GTGGGGCGGCCAAGTAACATCGGCCAGGCGCAGCCCATCATTGACCAGCTGGCAGAGGAGGCACGCGCCTACAATCGCATCTACGTGGCGTCCGTACACCCGGACCTGTCGGACGACGACATCAAGAGCGTTTTCGAGGCCTTCGGCAAAATCAAGGGATGCACGTTGGCGCGGGACCCCAACACCGGCCGCCATAAGAGCTACGGCTTCATCG AGTATGATAAACCCCAGTCGTCCCTGGATGCCGTGTCGTCCATGAACCTGTTTGACCTGGGCGGGCAGTACCTGCGGGTGGGCAAAGCTGTGACGCCGCCCATGCCCCTCCTGACGCCCACCACCCCCGGAGGCCTGCCCCCCGCAGCCGCAgttgctgccgccgccgccaccgccaagATCACGGCTCAG GAGGCCGTGGCTGGCTCCCTAGCCAGCCCAGCTCAGATTCTTGGCCAGCAGATGGGACTCCCGCAGGCTGTACTGGCAGCCCAGGCCCCTGGACTCATCACAG GAGTGACCCCGGCACGGCCAGCCCTGCCCGTGGTGCCCCAGGTGGGGCTGGTGAACCCGGTGCTGGCAACGCCACCCGTCACGGCAGCAGCGGTCACCGCAGCGGCAGCAGTAGCCGCGGCGACGGCGGCCAACCTGCCGGCTAGCCTTGAGGCCAAGAAGGAGGCGGATGACGCACGTGCTGGCGGCGACCAGGAGGACCAATCGGAGCAGGAAAGGGCCAACCAGGAGAATCTGGCCGACCAGGAGCACCTCAGCATCTCGGGAAGCACGGCGCGACACATGGTCATGCAGAAGCTGCTTCGCAAGCAGGAG TCCAGCGTGATGGTGCTGCGGAACATGGTGGGCCCCGAGGACATCGACGACGACCTGGAGGGCGAGGTGACGGAAGAATGCGGCAAGTTCGGCGCCGTGAACCGGGTCATCATCTACCAGGAGCGGCAAGGCGAGGAGGATGACGCTGAGATCATCGTCAAGATCTTTGTGGAGTTCTCGGAAGCGTCGGAAATGAACAAGGCCATCCAAGCCCTTAACAACCGTTGGTTCGCTGGCCGCAAAGTCATCGCGGAGGTGTACGATCAGGAGCGGTTCAATAACAGTGACCTTTCAgcataa
- the puf60b gene encoding poly(U)-binding-splicing factor PUF60-B isoform X1, with product MAVTLEIARGNTLTMENGQSTGSKLGLPPLTPEQQEALQRAKKYAMEQSIKSVLVKQTIAHQQQQLTNLQMAAVTMGFGDPLSPLQSVAAQRQRALAIMCRVYVGSIYYELGEDTIRQAFAPFGPIKSIDMSWDSVTMKHKGFAFVEYEIPEAAQLALEQMNSVMLGGRNIKVGRPSNIGQAQPIIDQLAEEARAYNRIYVASVHPDLSDDDIKSVFEAFGKIKGCTLARDPNTGRHKSYGFIEYDKPQSSLDAVSSMNLFDLGGQYLRVGKAVTPPMPLLTPTTPGGLPPAAAVAAAAATAKITAQEAVAGSLASPAQILGQQMGLPQAVLAAQAPGLITGVTPARPALPVVPQVGLVNPVLATPPVTAAAVTAAAAVAAATAANLPASLEAKKEADDARAGGDQEDQSEQERANQENLADQEHLSISGSTARHMVMQKLLRKQESSVMVLRNMVGPEDIDDDLEGEVTEECGKFGAVNRVIIYQERQGEEDDAEIIVKIFVEFSEASEMNKAIQALNNRWFAGRKVIAEVYDQERFNNSDLSA from the exons ATGGCGGTAACACTGGAGATTGCG AGAGGCAACACGCTAACGATGGAGAATGGACAGAGCACCGGCTCCAAGCTCGGGCTGCCGCCCCTCACACCAGAACAACAGGAGGCGTTGCAGAGG GCAAAGAAATATGCCATGGAGCAgagcattaagagtgtgctggtGAAACAGACCATagcccatcagcagcagcagctcaccaATCTGCAG ATGGCAGCAGTGACAATGGGCTTTGGAGATCCCCTCTCACCTTTGCAATCG GTGGCAGCACAGCGGCAGCGGGCCCTGGCCATCATGTGTCGCGTCTACGTGGGCTCCATCTACTATGAGCTTGGCGAGGACACCATCCGGCAAGCCTTCGCGCCCTTCGGGCCCATCAAGAGCATCGACATGTCCTGGGACTCGGTCACCATGAAACACAAG GGCTTTGCCTTTGTGGAGTACGAGATCCCGGAGGCAGCTCAGCTCGCTCTGGAGCAGATGAACTCAGTCATGCTGGGGGGCCGCAATATCAAG GTGGGGCGGCCAAGTAACATCGGCCAGGCGCAGCCCATCATTGACCAGCTGGCAGAGGAGGCACGCGCCTACAATCGCATCTACGTGGCGTCCGTACACCCGGACCTGTCGGACGACGACATCAAGAGCGTTTTCGAGGCCTTCGGCAAAATCAAGGGATGCACGTTGGCGCGGGACCCCAACACCGGCCGCCATAAGAGCTACGGCTTCATCG AGTATGATAAACCCCAGTCGTCCCTGGATGCCGTGTCGTCCATGAACCTGTTTGACCTGGGCGGGCAGTACCTGCGGGTGGGCAAAGCTGTGACGCCGCCCATGCCCCTCCTGACGCCCACCACCCCCGGAGGCCTGCCCCCCGCAGCCGCAgttgctgccgccgccgccaccgccaagATCACGGCTCAG GAGGCCGTGGCTGGCTCCCTAGCCAGCCCAGCTCAGATTCTTGGCCAGCAGATGGGACTCCCGCAGGCTGTACTGGCAGCCCAGGCCCCTGGACTCATCACAG GAGTGACCCCGGCACGGCCAGCCCTGCCCGTGGTGCCCCAGGTGGGGCTGGTGAACCCGGTGCTGGCAACGCCACCCGTCACGGCAGCAGCGGTCACCGCAGCGGCAGCAGTAGCCGCGGCGACGGCGGCCAACCTGCCGGCTAGCCTTGAGGCCAAGAAGGAGGCGGATGACGCACGTGCTGGCGGCGACCAGGAGGACCAATCGGAGCAGGAAAGGGCCAACCAGGAGAATCTGGCCGACCAGGAGCACCTCAGCATCTCGGGAAGCACGGCGCGACACATGGTCATGCAGAAGCTGCTTCGCAAGCAGGAG TCCAGCGTGATGGTGCTGCGGAACATGGTGGGCCCCGAGGACATCGACGACGACCTGGAGGGCGAGGTGACGGAAGAATGCGGCAAGTTCGGCGCCGTGAACCGGGTCATCATCTACCAGGAGCGGCAAGGCGAGGAGGATGACGCTGAGATCATCGTCAAGATCTTTGTGGAGTTCTCGGAAGCGTCGGAAATGAACAAGGCCATCCAAGCCCTTAACAACCGTTGGTTCGCTGGCCGCAAAGTCATCGCGGAGGTGTACGATCAGGAGCGGTTCAATAACAGTGACCTTTCAgcataa
- the puf60b gene encoding poly(U)-binding-splicing factor PUF60-B isoform X2, protein MAVTLEIARGNTLTMENGQSTGSKLGLPPLTPEQQEALQRAKKYAMEQSIKSVLVKQTIAHQQQQLTNLQMAAVTMGFGDPLSPLQSVAAQRQRALAIMCRVYVGSIYYELGEDTIRQAFAPFGPIKSIDMSWDSVTMKHKGFAFVEYEIPEAAQLALEQMNSVMLGGRNIKVGRPSNIGQAQPIIDQLAEEARAYNRIYVASVHPDLSDDDIKSVFEAFGKIKGCTLARDPNTGRHKSYGFIEYDKPQSSLDAVSSMNLFDLGGQYLRVGKAVTPPMPLLTPTTPGGLPPAAAVAAAAATAKITAQAVAGSLASPAQILGQQMGLPQAVLAAQAPGLITGVTPARPALPVVPQVGLVNPVLATPPVTAAAVTAAAAVAAATAANLPASLEAKKEADDARAGGDQEDQSEQERANQENLADQEHLSISGSTARHMVMQKLLRKQESSVMVLRNMVGPEDIDDDLEGEVTEECGKFGAVNRVIIYQERQGEEDDAEIIVKIFVEFSEASEMNKAIQALNNRWFAGRKVIAEVYDQERFNNSDLSA, encoded by the exons ATGGCGGTAACACTGGAGATTGCG AGAGGCAACACGCTAACGATGGAGAATGGACAGAGCACCGGCTCCAAGCTCGGGCTGCCGCCCCTCACACCAGAACAACAGGAGGCGTTGCAGAGG GCAAAGAAATATGCCATGGAGCAgagcattaagagtgtgctggtGAAACAGACCATagcccatcagcagcagcagctcaccaATCTGCAG ATGGCAGCAGTGACAATGGGCTTTGGAGATCCCCTCTCACCTTTGCAATCG GTGGCAGCACAGCGGCAGCGGGCCCTGGCCATCATGTGTCGCGTCTACGTGGGCTCCATCTACTATGAGCTTGGCGAGGACACCATCCGGCAAGCCTTCGCGCCCTTCGGGCCCATCAAGAGCATCGACATGTCCTGGGACTCGGTCACCATGAAACACAAG GGCTTTGCCTTTGTGGAGTACGAGATCCCGGAGGCAGCTCAGCTCGCTCTGGAGCAGATGAACTCAGTCATGCTGGGGGGCCGCAATATCAAG GTGGGGCGGCCAAGTAACATCGGCCAGGCGCAGCCCATCATTGACCAGCTGGCAGAGGAGGCACGCGCCTACAATCGCATCTACGTGGCGTCCGTACACCCGGACCTGTCGGACGACGACATCAAGAGCGTTTTCGAGGCCTTCGGCAAAATCAAGGGATGCACGTTGGCGCGGGACCCCAACACCGGCCGCCATAAGAGCTACGGCTTCATCG AGTATGATAAACCCCAGTCGTCCCTGGATGCCGTGTCGTCCATGAACCTGTTTGACCTGGGCGGGCAGTACCTGCGGGTGGGCAAAGCTGTGACGCCGCCCATGCCCCTCCTGACGCCCACCACCCCCGGAGGCCTGCCCCCCGCAGCCGCAgttgctgccgccgccgccaccgccaagATCACGGCTCAG GCCGTGGCTGGCTCCCTAGCCAGCCCAGCTCAGATTCTTGGCCAGCAGATGGGACTCCCGCAGGCTGTACTGGCAGCCCAGGCCCCTGGACTCATCACAG GAGTGACCCCGGCACGGCCAGCCCTGCCCGTGGTGCCCCAGGTGGGGCTGGTGAACCCGGTGCTGGCAACGCCACCCGTCACGGCAGCAGCGGTCACCGCAGCGGCAGCAGTAGCCGCGGCGACGGCGGCCAACCTGCCGGCTAGCCTTGAGGCCAAGAAGGAGGCGGATGACGCACGTGCTGGCGGCGACCAGGAGGACCAATCGGAGCAGGAAAGGGCCAACCAGGAGAATCTGGCCGACCAGGAGCACCTCAGCATCTCGGGAAGCACGGCGCGACACATGGTCATGCAGAAGCTGCTTCGCAAGCAGGAG TCCAGCGTGATGGTGCTGCGGAACATGGTGGGCCCCGAGGACATCGACGACGACCTGGAGGGCGAGGTGACGGAAGAATGCGGCAAGTTCGGCGCCGTGAACCGGGTCATCATCTACCAGGAGCGGCAAGGCGAGGAGGATGACGCTGAGATCATCGTCAAGATCTTTGTGGAGTTCTCGGAAGCGTCGGAAATGAACAAGGCCATCCAAGCCCTTAACAACCGTTGGTTCGCTGGCCGCAAAGTCATCGCGGAGGTGTACGATCAGGAGCGGTTCAATAACAGTGACCTTTCAgcataa